One segment of Tenrec ecaudatus isolate mTenEca1 chromosome 1, mTenEca1.hap1, whole genome shotgun sequence DNA contains the following:
- the LOC142431080 gene encoding olfactory receptor 1M1-like, whose translation MEPRNQTSASDFILLGLAEYPDKETLLFTLFFFMYVITTVGNLLIILAISSDSQLHTPMYFFLANLSLVDFCLATDTVPKMLVSIQTGSKSISYPACLTQMYFFHFFGIMDSVLIAVMAYDRFVAICHPLHYTTIMSPRVCGLLAGIPWVFSCFISLTHILLMARLAFCGSNEIPHYFCDLTPLLRLSCTDTTVNKIFVLVVAGMVIATPFLCILASYVHIIVAVMKIPSGNSRKKAFSTCTSHLSVVALFYGTTIGVYLCPSSVRTAVKEKASAVMYTAVTPMLNPFIYSLRNRDLKRALRKIVNRKVSSLS comes from the coding sequence ATGGAACCAAGGAACCAAACCAGTGCATCTGACTTTATCCTTCTGGGACTTGCAGAATATCCAGACAAGGAGACTCTCCTCTTTACTCTCTTCTTCTTCATGTATGTCATCACGACTGTGGGAAACCTCTTGATCATCCTGGCCATCAGCTCTGACTCCCAGCTtcacacccccatgtacttctttctGGCCAACCTCTCCTTGGTTGATTTCTGCCTGGCCACCGACACTGTCCCCAAGATGCTGGTGAGCATCCAGACAGGGAGCAAGTCCATCTCCTATCCTGCTTGCCTGACCCAGATgtactttttccatttctttggcaTCATGGACAGTGTTTTAATTGCTGTGATGGCTTATGATCGGTTCGTAGCCATCTGCCACCCCTTGCACTACACTACCATCATGAGCCCACGGGTCTGTGGCTTACTAGCTGGAATTCCATGGGTGTTTTCTTGCTTCATATCCCTCACCCACATCCTTCTGATGGCCCGCCTGGCTTTCTGTGGCAGCAATGAGATTCCTCACTACTTCTGCGACCTCACTCCCCTCCTCCGGCTGTCTTGCACGGACACCACGGTGAACAAGATCTTTGTGCTCGTTGTAGCAGGAATGGTAATCGCCACCCCCTTCCTCTGCATCCTGGCCTCCTACGTCCATATCATCGTGGCCGTCATGAAGATCCCCTCAGGAAACAGCAGGAAgaaagccttctccacctgcACCTCCCACCTCTCGGTGGTAGCCCTCTTCTATGGGACCACCATTGGGGTCTACCTGTGTCCTTCATCTGTGCGCACCGCCGTGAAGGAGAAGGCATCCGCTGTGATGTACACCGCAGTCACCCCCATGCTGAACCCCTTTATCTACAGCCTGAGGAACAGAGACCTAAAAAGAGCCCTGAGGAAGATAGTCAACAGAAAAGTCAGTTCATTGTCCTGA